One window from the genome of Hydractinia symbiolongicarpus strain clone_291-10 chromosome 1, HSymV2.1, whole genome shotgun sequence encodes:
- the LOC130642147 gene encoding mitogen-activated protein kinase 1-like: MPLKCEKLRTLSSLSSNFSDLKVIAGGGGGVVLSGVDKSLSVTSIPDKENLAVALKRLSLVGKGHCRVALRELRLLKRFKHENLVKTLKITDSSGTAIEDPSMENFKDLDAVYVVEELLDTDLHKVIERNGKLSLETCKLFLYQLLRGLKYIHSANVVHRDIKPGNMFVKADDLTLKIGDYGLARVFDKRYDHKGYLTAVVSTRYYRAPEVMINLGNYSYPIDIWSAGCVFGEMLLGKVMFPGKNDLDQINVICESFGLNIESFYEQEASFPEHIFDGLPPEVIDLLNKMLRINPSERLTAEEALNHPFFSELHDPQDEPICDQPFFVEHEIDNLPLKILKRKILRNSCLHVFEKKSYHSSEESLFKDFDETFTSDMLSLTINPSPSDVRLNSRGEETDSSDHHSSNANTSIESCISYSKDICLPSLRDAMSREEILDEPYRDPGVCERKYHENNNEIPSIDIYTSNDSYNCIQQETSYFSGLSPVIDITEPAFPTQLNTTQHFLGIHGRTCANKNNDIITCPNGQDQKSLKCLNEEILKSLNSKIPSENCKLEDLMSAKLSKNSPTLSHWDSLRFWI; this comes from the exons ATGCCCTTAAAGTGCGAGAAGTTACGTACTCTAAGCTCTTTGAGTTCAAACTTTTCTGATCTTAAAGTTATCGCTGGTGGTGGAGGCGGTGTTGTTTTATCCGGTGTGGATAAATCTTTATCGGTAACTTCAATTCCCGACAAGGAAAATTTAGCAGTAGCTTTAAAACGACTATCCTTAGTTGGCAAAGGCCATTGTCGTGTGGCTCTTAGAGAGTTGCGATTACTAAAGCGTTTTAAACATGAAAATCttgtaaaaactttaaaaataactgACTCCAGTGGAACAGCTATTGAGGACCCTTCCATggaaaattttaaagatttagatgcTGTGTATGTTGTTGAGGAACTACTGGACACTGATCTACATAAAGTAATCGAGAGAAATGGAAAGTTATCGTTAGAAACATGCAAACtatttttatatcagttattaAGAGGACTAAAGTATATTCATTCAGCAAATGTGGTACACAGAGATATAAAACCGGGAAATATGTTCGTTAAAGCAGATGATCTAACTTTAAAAATTGGGGACTATGGTTTAGCTAGAGTGTTCGATAAACGGTATGACCATAAAGGCTACTTAACTGCTGTGGTCTCAACACGATATTACAGGGCTCCAGAGGTGATGATAAACTTAGGAAATTATTCTTATCCAATTGATATATGGAGTGCTGGTTGTGTTTTTGGTGAAATGTTGTTAGGAAAAGTTATGTTTCCAGGGAAAAACGATCTTGATCAAATAAATGTCATATGTGAAAGTTTTGGACtcaatatagaaagtttttATGAGCAAGAAGCATCTTTCCCGGAACACATTTTTGATGGTCTTCCCCCAGAAG ttatcgACCTTCTGAATAAAATGTTACGTATAAATCCGTCTGAAAGATTGACTGCAGAGGAAGCCTTGAATCACCCGTTTTTCAGCGAATTACACGATCCCCAAGATGAGCCGATATGCGACCAACCGTTTTTTGTCGAACACGAAATCGATAATTTAccacttaaaattttaaaacgaaaaattttaagaaattcgTGCCTCCACGTAttcgaaaaaaaatcttatcatTCTTCAGAAGAAAGTTTATTCAAAGATTTTGATGAAACGTTTACCTCAGATATGCTTTCCCTGACGATCAATCCTTCACCGTCAGACGTTCGTTTGAACTCGCGCGGAGAAGAAACAGACAGCTCGGATCATCACAGTTCAAACGCTAACACGTCTATAGAAAGTTGCATTTCATACTCAAAAGACATTTGTTTGCCTTCATTGCGAGACGCAATGAGCAGGGAAGAAATCTTAGACGAACCGTATCGAGATCCTGGTGTTTGCGAGCGAAAATATCACGAAAATAACAACGAAATACCATCCATAGATATATATACCTCAAATGACTCGTATAATTGTATTCAACAAGAGACCTCGTACTTTTCTGGTTTATCGCCGGTTATAGATATCACGGAACCTGCGTTTCCCACTCAATTAAACACAACGCAGCATTTTTTAGGGATCCATGGACGCACTTGCGccaataaaaataatgatattaTAACATGTCCTAATGGTCAGGACCAGAAATCCCTAAAATGTTTGAACGAAGAAATTTTAAAGTCGTTAAATTCAAAAATTCCATCCGAAAACTGCAAGCTTGAGGATTTGATGTCGGCGAAACTTTCTAAAAATTCACCGACCTTATCACATTGGGATTCTTTACGATTCTGGATTTAg